The segment GCCGCGGCCGCGGTGAACGTCGCGCTCCAACCCGGGCCGTGGAGCGCCGCGGTCAGCGGGTACGACGACACGATCGCGCCCAGCGCACCGATCTGGCCGGTGAGCTGCACGAACAGCGGGTTGCGCCGGGCCGGGAACCACGCGCCGACCAGCCGCAGCACGCTGATGAAGGTGAGCGCGTCGCCGCATCCGAGCACCCCGCGGGCGAGGGCTGCGAGCGGGACGCCGTGCGCCTGGGCGAGCAGCTCCTGGCCGAGCGCCATGAGCAGCGCGCCCGTGACGAGCAGGCGGCGCGGGCCGAGGCGGTCGAGCAGCGCCCCGACGGGGATCTGCATCGCGGCGTAGACGCTGAGCTGCACGAGCGAGAGCACGCCGAGCAGGCCGGCGCTGATGCCGAGCCGGTCGGTCGCGAGGAGCCCGGCGACGCCGAGCGACGAGCGGTGGAAGACCGCCGCGCAGTAGCCGACGACCGCCACGCCCCACACGAGGTACGCCCGGGCGGAGCTGGGCGCGCTGGTGGTCCGCGGCGTGGTCGTGGAGGGGGCGCTCATGCCCCTCCAGGGTACGCCGGGCTCAGCCCGTGGGCGTCGGCGCCGGGGCGCCGCGGACGGTCGGCGCCTCGGGTGCGCTGACGTCGTAGACCGTCCCGCCGGAGACCGAGCGCATGAGCACGGCCAGCACCTGGGCCTTGCGGGCCGAGCCCTCGGGGCTCCCCCACACGACCGACGACCCGCCGTGCAGGCGCAGCGTGACGCTGTCCACGCTGTCGGCGTCGACGCTGGTGAGCTGTGCGAGCACGGCTCCCGGGAGCACGGCCACGACCGCGGCGGCCGAGCGCAGGGCGCCGGTGTCGCCCCGCCGCGTACGGATCACGGGGACGTCCGCGGAGCGGCCGGCTGTGGCCGGGGCGGCAGCGAAGGCGGTGCCGGCGGCGTCGACGTAGGACCAGCCCGAGCCCTTCTGGACGACGGCGACGGGCTGCCGCTCGACCACCTGCACGCGCAGGGTGTGCGGCCAGACGCGCGTCACGGTCGCCGAGGCCACCGCCGGCAGGGCCCGGACGCGGCGGGCGGCCGCGGCCGGGTCGACGCGCGGGAGCGGGAACCCGGCGCGGACGCCCACGGCGGCGCGCACCGCCGCGGCGGGCACCCGGTCGGTGCCGCGCACCTCGACCGTGTGCACGCCGAGCGCGCTGGTGCCGAGCGCCACCCAGCCGGCCAGCACGAGCACGGTCACGACGCCGAGCAGCGCGACCAGCGCGCGGCGCGAGAGCCAGGGACGGCGTACGGGCTGAGGAGCCGGCCGCGACGACTCGCGCGCCACGCGGACGGTCGCCCCGCCGGGCCGGCGCCCAGCGCGGCCGGGGCGCACCGCGGTCCGGCGGGCCGTCATCCCCGCGCCCCGAGCAGCTCGAGCGCCTCGGGGCCGATCATCGTGACGTCGCCGGCCCCGAGGGTGAGGACGAGGTCGCCGGGGCGGGCGAGCTCCGCGAGGCGCCCGGCAACGGCCGACCAGGAGGGCTCGTAGACGACCTCGCCGGCCGGCAGCGGCACGGCGGCGGCCACGGCCTCGCCGGTCGCTCCCGGCACCGGGTCCTCGCCCGCGGCGTACACGTCCATGACGACGACGGCGTCGGCCAGGCCGAGGGCGGCGCCGAACTCGTCGCGGAAGGCGGCGGTGCGGCTGTAGCGGTGCGGCTGGAAGGCGACGACGAGCCGGCCGCCGTGCGCGACCGAGCGCGCGGCGGACAGCGTCGCGCGGATCTCGGTCGGGTGGTGGGCGTAGTCGTCGAAGACGCGGACGCCGCCGGCGGTGCCCTTCGCCTCGAAGCGGCGCCGGGTGCCGCTGAAGCGCTCGAGCCCCTCACGCACCTCCGCGGCGGAGAAGCCCAGGCCGAGCGCGGTCGTCAGCGCGGCCGCGGCGTTGAGCGCGTTGTGCCGCCCGGGCACCTGCAGCGCCACCTCGCCCACGCGCCGGCCCTGCACGACCGCGGTGAAGCGGGAGCCCGACCCCGCGACGTAGAGGTCCTCGATGCGCACGCCCGCCGCGGCGCTCTCGCCGTAGCTGCGCACGTCGATGCCCTCCGCGGATGCGGTACGCGCCAGGGCCACCGCGCCCGGGTCGTCGGCGCACGTCACGAGGAAGCCGCCCGGCTGGATGCGGCGCGCGAAGGCCTCGAAGGCCGCTGCGACGGCCTCCCCCGTGCCGTAGTGGTCGAGGTGGTCGGCCTCGACGTTGGTGACGATCGCGGCGGAGGGCGAGTAGAGCAGGAACGAGCCGTCGCTCTCGTCGGCCTCCGCGACGAACAGGTCGCCCGAGCCGTTGTGGGCGTTGGCCCCGGACTCGTTGAGGCTGCCGCCGATCGCGAACGACGGGTCGGCCCCGCAGTGCTGCAGCGCGACGGTGAGCATCGACGTCGTCGTCGTCTTGCCGTGGGTCCCGGCCACGGCGAGGGCGCGGCGCCCGGCCATGACGGCGGCGAGCGCGGCCGCGCGCGGGAGCACGAGCAGGCCCCGGGCGCGGGCCTCGACGAGCTCGGGGTTGTCCGGGCGGATCGCGCTCGACACGACGACGGTGTCGGCGCCGCTGACGTTGTCCGCCGCGTGCCCGACGTGCACGGTCGCGCCGAGCGCGCGCAGCGCGGTCAGGGCGCGGGAGTCGCGTGCGTCGCTGCCGGAGACCGACGCCCCGCGGGCGAGCAGGATCCGCGCGATGCCGGACATCCCGGCACCCCCGATGCCGACGAAGTGGACGCGGCCCAGCTGGTCGGCCGGCGGCACGGGGTCGGGGGCGGGCACGGCGCTCACGAGGGGTCCTCCCGGGACGAGCGCCCGGCGCCGGCGGCGAGCACGAGGTCGGCGAGACGGTCGTCGCCGTCCCGGCGGCCGAACGCGGCGGCCGCGGCCGACATCCTCCCAAGCCGCTCGGGGTCGCGGAGCAGCGGGAGCAGGGTCCGCTCGACCTCCTCCGGCGTGCAGGCCGCGTCCTCGACGAGCAGCCCCCCGCCG is part of the Motilibacter rhizosphaerae genome and harbors:
- a CDS encoding cell division protein FtsQ/DivIB, producing the protein MTARRTAVRPGRAGRRPGGATVRVARESSRPAPQPVRRPWLSRRALVALLGVVTVLVLAGWVALGTSALGVHTVEVRGTDRVPAAAVRAAVGVRAGFPLPRVDPAAAARRVRALPAVASATVTRVWPHTLRVQVVERQPVAVVQKGSGWSYVDAAGTAFAAAPATAGRSADVPVIRTRRGDTGALRSAAAVVAVLPGAVLAQLTSVDADSVDSVTLRLHGGSSVVWGSPEGSARKAQVLAVLMRSVSGGTVYDVSAPEAPTVRGAPAPTPTG
- the murC gene encoding UDP-N-acetylmuramate--L-alanine ligase → MSAVPAPDPVPPADQLGRVHFVGIGGAGMSGIARILLARGASVSGSDARDSRALTALRALGATVHVGHAADNVSGADTVVVSSAIRPDNPELVEARARGLLVLPRAAALAAVMAGRRALAVAGTHGKTTTTSMLTVALQHCGADPSFAIGGSLNESGANAHNGSGDLFVAEADESDGSFLLYSPSAAIVTNVEADHLDHYGTGEAVAAAFEAFARRIQPGGFLVTCADDPGAVALARTASAEGIDVRSYGESAAAGVRIEDLYVAGSGSRFTAVVQGRRVGEVALQVPGRHNALNAAAALTTALGLGFSAAEVREGLERFSGTRRRFEAKGTAGGVRVFDDYAHHPTEIRATLSAARSVAHGGRLVVAFQPHRYSRTAAFRDEFGAALGLADAVVVMDVYAAGEDPVPGATGEAVAAAVPLPAGEVVYEPSWSAVAGRLAELARPGDLVLTLGAGDVTMIGPEALELLGARG